A portion of the Lolium rigidum isolate FL_2022 chromosome 1, APGP_CSIRO_Lrig_0.1, whole genome shotgun sequence genome contains these proteins:
- the LOC124670680 gene encoding pentatricopeptide repeat-containing protein At2g03380, mitochondrial, with amino-acid sequence MLSPCPAGAPPDAHSVEHQPRAPKPHGAPLLHQLLPACTTLRALRALHGRLLAQALLRGNPRAGTKLLSCYAALGDLASARMVLDGTPHPDAYAYKVALGQHAAAGRHAETLALHRDMRRRCPAARADAVLLSLALKASVRSADFRYGRRLHCDAVKAAGGGDVFVANCLVDMYAKAGDLENARKVFDRVPDRNVVSWTSMLSGCLQNGFAEEGLVLFNEMRLHHVLPSEHTMASMLTACTMLRSLHQGRWIHGSLLKHGVVFINPFVAAAMLDMYVKCGEVEDARRVFDDLTSVDLVLWTTMIVGYTQNGSPIDALLLFVNEKFSRIVPNSVTIATVLSASAQLRNLSLGRSIHGISVKLGVAEYDVVMNALVDMYAKCKAVPEANAIFERISNKDVVTWNSLIAGYVENDMGNEALMLFSQMRVQGSKPDAISVVNALSACVSLGDILIGKCFHTYAVKCAFTPNIYVNTALLNLYNKCADLPSAQRVFSEMKTRNSVTWGAMIGGYGMQGDSAGSIDLFNEMLKDNIQPNEVVFTSILSTCSHAGMVTVGKKCFDSMTLYFNITPTMKHHACMVDVLARAGNLEEALEFIQKMPMQPDVSVWGAFLHGCKLHSRLEFGEEAINRMTALHPDTPDFYVLMSNLYTSYGMWDKSLSIRRSMKERGLVKLPGCSSVGLENE; translated from the coding sequence ATGCTGTCACCATGCCCGGCCGGAGCACCACCGGATGCGCACTCCGTCGAGCACCAGCCGCGCGCACCCAAACCCCATGgcgcgcccctcctccaccagcTCCTCCCCGCGTGCACCACTCTCCGCGCCCTCCGCGCCCTCCACGGCCGCCTCCTCGCGCAGGCTCTCCTCCGCGGCAATCCCCGCGCCGGCACCAAGCTGCTCAGCTGCTACGCGGCGCTGGGCGACCTCGCCTCGGCGCGCATGGTGCTCGACGGAACGCCCCACCCGGACGCGTACGCCTACAAGGTGGCGCTCGGGCAGCACGCCGCCGCGGGGCGCCACGCGGAGACCCTCGCGCTCCACAGGGACATGCGGAGGCGGTGCCCCGCGGCGCGGGCCGACGCCGTCCTGCTCTCCCTCGCGCTCAAGGCCTCCGTCAGGTCGGCGGACTTCCGCTACGGCAGGCGCCTGCACTGCGACGCCGtcaaggcggccggcggcggggacgTGTTCGTCGCGAACTGCTTGGTCGACATGTACGCCAAAGCCGGCGACTTGGAGAACGCGCGCAAGGTGTTCGACAGGGTTCCCGACCGGAACGTGGTCTCGTGGACGTCGATGCTCAGCGGGTGCCTTCAGAACGGTTTCGCCGAAGAAGGGCTGGTTCTGTTCAACGAGATGAGGCTACATCATGTGCTGCCGAGCGAGCACACGATGGCGAGCATGCTCACCGCTTGCACCATGCTGCGTAGCTTACACCAAGGGAGGTGGATTCATGGATCACTGCTCAAACATGGCGTGGTCTTTATTAACCCTTTCGTTGCTGCAGCTATGCTGGATATGTATGTCAAGTGTGGGGAGGTGGAGGATGCTCGGCGCGTGTTTGATGACCTCACTTCTGTTGACCTTGTTCTGTGGACTACGATGATCGTGGGTTACACGCAGAATGGGAGTCCTATTGATGCATTGCTCCTGTTTGTCAACGAGAAATTCTCGCGCATCGTCCCTAACTCAGTAACCATAGCAACTGTTCTTTCAGCGTCTGCTCAGCTGCGCAACTTGTCTCTGGGAAGGTCGATTCACGGGATATCAGTCAAGTTAGGCGTGGCTGAGTATGATGTGGTGATGAACGCGCTTGTAGATATGTATGCAAAGTGTAAAGCAGTGCCAGAGGCCAACGCCATATTTGAAAGGATTTCAAACAAAGACGTTGTCACTTGGAACTCCTTGATTGCTGGGTATGTTGAGAATGACATGGGAAATGAAGCTCTGATGCTGTTCAGTCAGATGAGGGTGCAGGGTTCTAAGCCTGATGCCATCTCCGTGGTGAACGCCTTGTCAGCCTGTGTTTCCTTGGGTGATATACTTATTGGAAAATGTTTCCATACGTATGCTGTCAAATGTGCATTTACGCCCAACATTTATGTCAATACCGCTCTGCTAAACCTGTACAACAAGTGTGCTGATCTCCCGTCTGCTCAGCGGGTGTTCAGTGAGATGAAAACCCGCAATTCTGTCACCTGGGGTGCCATGATTGGTGGTTATGGTATGCAGGGTGATTCTGCTGGTTCTATcgatcttttcaatgaaatgctcaAGGACAATATCCAGCCCAATGAAGTAGTGTTCACAAGTATCCTTTCCACTTGCAGCCACGCTGGAATGGTTACTGTggggaagaagtgtttcgatagcATGACACTGTATTTCAACATCACTCCTACCATGAAGCATCATGCATGTATGGTTGATGTGCTCGCGCGTGCTGGAAATCTGGAGGAAGCATTGGAGTTCATACAGAAGATGCCAATGCAACCAGATGTTAGTGTCTGGGGTGCTTTTCTTCATGGGTGCAAGCTCCATTCCAGGTTAGAGTTTGGAGAGGAAGCCATAAATCGGATGACGGCTCTTCATCCTGATACACCGGATTTTTATGTGCTGATGTCCAACTTGTATACCTCATATGGGATGTGGGATAAGTCTCTTTCTATCAGGAGATCAATGAAGGAAAGAGGACTAGTCAAGCTACCAGGGTGCAGCTCTGTGGGACTAGAAAATGAATGA
- the LOC124706451 gene encoding pentatricopeptide repeat-containing protein At4g30700, whose translation MPSLHHPASAALLFADAGTLRRSYLRLISLSSTLRHLDQLLGVSLASGHYPLDPAPATSLLLRYASFRAPPRHLLRLFRAFPLPDRFLRNALLRSLPFLRPDLLFPSPDSFSFAFAATSLTSSCSRGDPVSHSAAVRALHALAISAGFAGDTFVASALTKVYFTLSRGDDARKVFDAVPSPDTVLWNTLLAGLSGSDALEAFVRMAVAGSVRPDSTTLSSVLPAAAEVADLTMGRCVHAFGEKCGLAQHEHVVTGLISLYAKCGDMDCARSLFDRMAGPDLVAYNALISGYSVNSMVGSSVELFKDLVALGLRPNSSTLVALIPVHSPFGHEQLAWCLHAHVVKAGFDANAPVSTALTTLYCRLNDMDSARKAFDAMPEKTMESWNAMISGYAQNGLTEMAVALFQQMQALNVRPNPLTISSTLSACAQLGALSLGKWVHKIIAKENLELNVYVMTALIDMYVKCGSIAEARCIFNRMDNKNVVSWNAMISGYGLHGQGAEALKLYKDMLDAHLLPTSSTFLSVLYACSHGGLVEEGRSVFRSMTSDYGITPGIEHCTCMVDLLGRAGRLSEAFDLISEFPKSAVGPGVWGALLAACMVHKDGDLAKLVSQKLFELEPENTGYYVLLSNLYTSKKQYSEAAVVRQEAKSRKLVKTPGCTLIEIADKPHVFMAGDRTHPQSDAIYSYLEKLTTKMIEAGYRPDTEAALYDVEEEEKEHMVKVHSEKLAIAFGLLNTLPGTEIRIIKNLRVCLDCHNATKIISKVTQRLIVVRDASRFHHFRDGVCSCGDYW comes from the coding sequence ATGCCTTCTCTCCACCACCCGGCCTCCGCCGCCCTGCTCTTCGCCGACGCCGGCACTCTCCGGCGATCATATCTGCGCCTCATTTCCCTCTCTTCCACCCTCCGCCACCTCGACCAGCTCCTCGGCGTCTCCCTCGCCTCCGGCCACTACCCCCTCGACCCCGCCCCGGCCACCTCGCTCCTCCTCCGCTACGCCTCCTTCCGCGCCCCTccccgccacctcctccgtcTCTTCCGCGCCTTCCCGCTCCCCGACCGCTTCCTCCGCAACGCGCTCCTCCGCTCCCTCCCGTTCCTCCGCCCCGACCTCCTCTTCCCCTCCCCAGACTCCTTCTCTTTCGCCTTCGCCGCCACCTCGCTCACCTCTTCCTGCTCCCGTGGCGATCCCGTTTCTCATTCCGCCGCCGTCCGCGCGCTGCATGCGCTCGCCATTTCCGCGGGGTTCGCGGGAGACACGTTCGTGGCGTCGGCATTGACCAAGGTCTACTTCACTCTGTCCAGAGGTGACGACGCACGCAAGGTGTTCGATGCGGTGCCGTCGCCGGACACGGTCCTTTGGAACACTCTGCTCGCTGGGCTGTCCGGTTCTGACGCCCTGGAGGCCTTCGTGCGGATGGCAGTGGCAGGATCGGTGCGTCCCGACTCGACCACGCTGTCATCggtcctgccggcggcggcggaggtggcagaTTTGACGATGGGAAGGTGCGTACACGCTTTCGGGGAGAAATGCGGGCTGGCGCAGCACGAGCATGTTGTGACTGGGCTTATCTCCCTTTATGCCAAGTGCGGAGACATGGATTGTGCGCGGAGTCTCTTTGACAGAATGGCGGGGCCAGATTTGGTGGCGTACAATGCCTTGATCTCTGGCTACTCTGTTAACAGCATGGTTGGATCATCAGTGGAGCTGTTTAAGGATTTGGTGGCCTTGGGCCTGAGGCCAAACTCGAGCACGTTGGTGGCACTGATCCCGGTTCACAGTCCTTTCGGGCATGAACAACTTGCTTGGTGCTTACATGCACATGTTGTCAAGGCCGGGTTTGATGCCAATGCTCCCGTATCGACAGCTCTTACCACTCTCTACTGTAGGTTGAACGATATGGACTCTGCAAGGAAGGCCTTTGATGCCATGCCTGAAAAGACCATGGAATCATGgaatgctatgatatcggggtacGCCCAGAATGGTTTGACAGAGATGGCCGTTGCACTCTTTCAGCAAATGCAGGCGCTCAATGTGCGACCGAACCCGCTCACCATATCCAGCACTCTGTCGGCCTGTGCACAGCTTGGAGCTTTGTCATTGGGAAAGTGGGTACACAAGATCATCGCCAAGGAGAACCTCGAGCTCAATGTTTATGTCATGACAGCGCTCATTGACATGTATGTAAAGTGTGGAAGTATTGCTGAAGCTCGGTGCATCTTCAACAGAATGGACAACAAGAATGTGGTATCCTGGAACGCGATGATCTCTGGATATGGCCTCCATGGTCAAGGTGCTGAAGCATTGAAGCTCTACAAGGACATGCTCGATGCGCACCTTCTTCCAACAAGCTCCACCTTCCTGTCAGTACTCTATGCATGCAGCCATGGAGGATTAGTGGAGGAAGGGCGCTCAGTCTTCCGGTCAATGACCAGTGATTACGGTATCACTCCAGGAATCGAGCATTGCACTTGCATGGTGGACCTTCTTGGCCGAGCTGGCCGTCTTAGTGAGGCTTTTGACCTCATCTCGGAGTTCCCCAAGAGCGCCGTTGGACCTGGCGTATGGGGGGCTCTACTTGCTGCTTGCATGGTTCATAAGGATGGCGACCTTGCAAAATTGGTCTCCCAGAAGTTGTTTGAACTGGAACCTGAGAACACCGGGTACTATGTGCTGCTCTCCAATCTGTACACATCGAAGAAGCAGTATTCTGAAGCAGCTGTGGTGAGGCAAGAGGCCAAGAGCAGGAAGCTAGTGAAAACACCAGGGTGTACTCTAATCGAAATAGCGGACAAACCGCATGTTTTCATGGCTGGTGATCGTACCCACCCACAGTCAGATGCCATCTACTCTTACTTGGAGAAGCTAACTACAAAGATGATCGAGGCTGGGTACCGACCTGACACAGAGGCCGCGTTGTACGATGtcgaggaggaagagaaggagcATATGGTGAAGGTGCACAGCGAGAAGCTGGCAATCGCCTTTGGATTACTCAATACATTACCTGGGACAGAGATCAGGATCATCAAGAACCTTAGGGTGTGCCTGGACTGCCATAACGCCACCAAGATTATATCCAAGGTGACGCAGAGGCTAATTGTGGTTAGGGATGCATCAAGGTTTCACCATTTTAGAGACGGGGTTTGCTCCTGTGGTGATTACTGGTGA